The following are from one region of the Mesorhizobium sp. B4-1-4 genome:
- the pepN gene encoding aminopeptidase N codes for MRTDTGQVFKLEDYRPSDYLIPETNLEFRLSPQATIVTAILTIERRAGVAASAPLVLDGDGLTLKRIEIDGKKAKPADLLIGPDQLTILKPPAAGRFRLLIATEVAPAGNEALMGLYRSNNVYCTQCEAEGFRRITYFLDRPDILSVYTVRIEALRDEAPLLLSNGNPVDKGDLGDGRHYAIWHDPFPKPSYLFALVAGNLGKVADSFVTMSGRKVELGIYVEPGKENLAGYAMDALKRSMQWDEEAFGREYDLDVFNIVAVSDFNMGAMENKGLNIFNDKYVLADQETATDADFANIEAIIAHEYFHNWTGNRITCRDWFQLCLKEGLTVFRDHEFSADQRSRAVKRIAEVRTLRAHQFPEDQGPLAHPVRPRRYREINNFYTATVYEKGSEVVRMIRTIFGAEAFRAGMDLYFERYDGEAATIEDFIKVFEGASGRDLSQFALWYHQAGTPNLTVSSTHNPAAQEFTLEIEQSVPPTPSESRKRLMHIPLAFGLIGAGGEPVTYSGVEGASVEDGVIHVRKRRHLVRFSGVAERPAVSLNRGFSAPVTLAVEQKADDQFFLARHDSDAFSRWQAFNTLLTDALIVAFRETLGGKQPDFAPRLTELAGSIASDETLEPAYRALALTLPADADIARDIGKNIDPDAIHAARQALALAIATANREPFAQLYDRLADKAAFSPDATSAGRRALRNILLDYLSLLPGGAALAVVHFQSATNMTDRAAALTVLAHRHHASPEANTALAAFEKKYAADPLVMDKWFQIQASVPGPQAVDTVRVLTAHPAFSMSNPNRVRSLIGTFSGANQTGFHRPDGEGYRFFVQTVLEVEKRNPQVAARLATALRSWRSLEPGRQAKAREALLAIARAENLSADLRDIVERTLA; via the coding sequence ATGCGCACTGACACAGGCCAGGTCTTCAAACTGGAAGACTATCGCCCCAGCGACTACCTCATTCCGGAAACGAACCTTGAATTCCGTCTTTCGCCCCAGGCCACGATCGTCACCGCAATATTGACGATCGAGCGTCGGGCGGGCGTTGCCGCGTCGGCGCCGCTGGTGCTCGACGGCGACGGGCTGACGCTCAAACGCATCGAGATCGACGGCAAGAAAGCGAAGCCGGCGGATCTGTTGATCGGCCCCGACCAGTTGACCATTCTCAAGCCACCGGCAGCGGGCCGCTTCCGGTTGCTGATCGCAACAGAAGTGGCGCCGGCCGGCAATGAAGCCCTGATGGGTCTCTACCGCTCGAACAACGTCTATTGCACGCAATGCGAGGCCGAGGGCTTTCGCCGCATCACCTATTTCCTCGATCGCCCCGATATCCTGTCCGTCTACACCGTGCGGATCGAAGCGCTGCGCGACGAGGCGCCGCTACTTCTGTCCAACGGCAACCCGGTCGACAAGGGCGACCTCGGCGACGGCCGGCACTATGCCATCTGGCACGACCCCTTCCCCAAGCCGTCCTACCTGTTCGCACTGGTGGCCGGTAATCTCGGCAAGGTCGCCGACAGTTTCGTCACGATGTCGGGCCGCAAGGTCGAACTCGGCATCTATGTCGAGCCCGGCAAGGAGAACCTTGCCGGCTATGCGATGGACGCGCTGAAGCGGTCGATGCAATGGGACGAAGAGGCGTTTGGACGGGAATACGACCTCGACGTCTTCAACATCGTCGCCGTGTCCGATTTCAATATGGGCGCAATGGAGAACAAGGGCCTCAACATCTTTAACGACAAATATGTGCTGGCCGACCAGGAGACCGCGACGGATGCCGATTTCGCCAATATCGAGGCGATCATCGCGCATGAGTATTTTCACAATTGGACAGGCAACAGAATCACTTGCCGCGACTGGTTCCAGCTTTGCCTGAAGGAAGGGCTGACGGTCTTCCGCGACCATGAGTTCTCCGCCGACCAGCGCTCGCGCGCGGTCAAGCGCATCGCCGAAGTGCGCACGCTGCGTGCGCACCAGTTTCCCGAGGATCAGGGCCCGCTGGCGCATCCGGTGCGGCCGCGCCGCTACCGCGAGATCAACAATTTCTACACGGCGACCGTCTACGAAAAGGGCTCCGAAGTGGTGCGCATGATCCGCACCATTTTCGGTGCCGAGGCCTTTCGCGCCGGCATGGACCTCTATTTCGAACGGTATGACGGCGAAGCCGCGACAATCGAGGATTTCATCAAGGTGTTCGAAGGGGCGTCGGGCCGCGACCTGTCGCAGTTCGCGCTCTGGTACCATCAGGCGGGCACGCCAAACCTTACGGTCAGTTCGACGCACAATCCGGCGGCGCAGGAATTCACGCTCGAGATCGAGCAGTCGGTGCCGCCAACACCTTCGGAAAGCCGCAAGCGGCTGATGCATATCCCTCTCGCCTTCGGCCTGATTGGCGCCGGCGGCGAGCCTGTCACGTATAGCGGCGTCGAGGGCGCCAGCGTTGAGGACGGCGTCATCCATGTCCGCAAGCGCCGACATCTGGTGCGCTTCTCAGGCGTTGCCGAACGCCCGGCGGTGTCGCTCAACCGCGGCTTTTCGGCGCCGGTGACGCTCGCGGTCGAGCAGAAGGCCGATGACCAGTTCTTCCTCGCCCGCCATGATAGTGACGCCTTCTCGCGCTGGCAGGCGTTCAACACGCTACTCACCGACGCGCTGATCGTGGCCTTCCGCGAAACCCTCGGCGGCAAGCAGCCTGACTTCGCGCCACGGCTGACCGAACTTGCCGGCAGCATCGCCAGCGACGAGACGCTGGAACCCGCCTACCGGGCCTTGGCGCTGACCCTGCCCGCCGATGCCGACATTGCCCGCGACATCGGCAAGAACATTGATCCAGACGCCATCCACGCGGCTCGACAGGCCCTCGCGCTCGCCATCGCCACGGCCAACCGGGAACCCTTCGCCCAGCTGTATGACCGCCTTGCGGACAAGGCCGCATTTAGTCCGGATGCGACAAGTGCTGGACGGCGCGCCCTGCGCAACATCCTTTTGGACTATCTCTCACTACTGCCAGGCGGCGCGGCCCTTGCCGTCGTGCATTTCCAGTCCGCGACCAACATGACCGACCGCGCGGCCGCATTGACGGTCCTTGCGCATCGTCACCACGCTTCGCCGGAGGCTAATACAGCGCTGGCGGCCTTCGAAAAGAAGTATGCCGCTGACCCGCTGGTCATGGACAAATGGTTCCAGATCCAGGCCAGCGTGCCGGGGCCCCAGGCGGTGGACACGGTTCGCGTCCTGACCGCTCATCCGGCCTTCTCGATGAGCAATCCGAACCGGGTCCGCTCGTTGATCGGTACATTCTCAGGCGCCAATCAGACCGGCTTCCACCGCCCTGACGGCGAAGGCTACCGGTTCTTCGTACAAACGGTGCTCGAGGTCGAAAAGCGCAACCCGCAAGTGGCGGCAAGGCTGGCGACGGCACTGAGATCGTGGCGTTCACTCGAGCCGGGCCGGCAGGCCAAGGCGAGAGAGGCACTGCTTGCTATCGCGAGAGCCGAAAACCTGTCAGCCGATCTGAGGGATATCGTCGAGCGCACGCTGGCGTAG
- a CDS encoding DMT family transporter, producing the protein MTSGVRAQAETTGGHDTLTGIALKIVSVAVFVGMQTCIKAAGDVPAGQIVFFRSLFAIFPIIAFLAFKRQLATAFVTKRPFNHVARGIVGVGAMGLGFFALTRLPLPEAITLNYAQPLLVVVFSSIFLGETIRVYRWSAVAVGLIGVLIISWPELTLLNSGEGLDDQEVLGVVAVLVAAAISAVAMLLVRNLVQTEKTATIVLWFSSTASVLSLLTLPFGWQSLTQMQAALLVLAGFCGGLGQILMTAAYRHAEASVVAPFEYTSMILGVVVGYFVFGDVTSLSTLVGGVIVVAAGIFIIWRERQLGLERTRTRKAALPQG; encoded by the coding sequence GTGACATCAGGAGTGAGGGCGCAAGCAGAGACCACCGGCGGGCACGATACGCTGACGGGCATCGCGCTGAAGATCGTCTCCGTGGCGGTTTTCGTCGGCATGCAAACCTGCATCAAGGCGGCTGGCGACGTGCCCGCGGGCCAGATCGTTTTCTTCCGTTCCTTGTTCGCCATCTTCCCGATCATTGCTTTCCTGGCATTCAAGAGACAGCTGGCCACGGCATTCGTCACCAAACGGCCCTTCAACCATGTCGCGCGCGGCATCGTTGGCGTTGGCGCCATGGGACTTGGCTTCTTCGCGCTGACCAGGCTGCCGCTCCCGGAGGCGATCACCTTGAACTATGCGCAGCCGCTGCTGGTCGTGGTGTTCTCCTCGATCTTCCTCGGCGAGACGATCCGCGTCTATCGCTGGAGCGCCGTTGCCGTTGGTCTTATTGGCGTGCTCATCATTTCGTGGCCGGAACTGACCCTGCTCAACTCGGGCGAGGGGCTCGACGATCAGGAGGTCCTGGGCGTGGTGGCCGTGCTGGTGGCCGCGGCCATCTCGGCTGTCGCCATGCTGCTCGTGCGCAATCTCGTGCAGACCGAGAAGACGGCGACCATTGTGCTATGGTTCTCCTCGACGGCTAGCGTGCTCTCGCTGCTGACGCTGCCTTTCGGCTGGCAATCGCTGACGCAAATGCAAGCCGCGCTCCTCGTCCTGGCCGGGTTTTGCGGCGGCCTCGGTCAGATCCTGATGACGGCGGCTTACCGGCATGCCGAAGCGTCGGTCGTGGCGCCCTTCGAATACACCTCGATGATCCTCGGCGTCGTCGTCGGTTATTTCGTTTTCGGCGATGTGACCTCGCTCAGCACCCTGGTCGGTGGTGTGATCGTGGTGGCCGCCGGTATCTTCATCATCTGGCGTGAGAGGCAATTGGGCCTGGAACGCACGAGGACGCGAAAGGCGGCCTTGCCGCAGGGCTGA
- a CDS encoding helix-turn-helix domain-containing protein, with product MTTAQPSAGSLIREWRTRRRMSQLDLATEAEISQRHLSFVESGRAAPSRDMVLHLAEQLSIPLRQRNHLLLAAGFAPSFSERPLTDTTLAPAMAAVEIVLKGHEPFPALAVDRHWNLVSANAAIAPFLAGVSETALLTPPVNVLRLSLHPGGIAPRIVNLQEWRTHLLQRLKHQNDATGDPVLIELERELRGYPSGLKGSRPAPVEPNAIAHPLRLAHGDQVLSFISTITVFGTPLDVTLSELAIESFFPADEQTRAVLVRLAKERAERS from the coding sequence ATGACAACAGCCCAGCCCTCCGCCGGCAGTCTGATCCGGGAATGGCGTACGCGCCGCCGCATGAGCCAACTCGACCTCGCCACGGAGGCCGAGATTTCGCAGCGGCATCTGAGCTTCGTCGAGAGCGGACGCGCCGCGCCCTCGCGCGACATGGTGCTGCATCTAGCCGAGCAGCTCTCGATACCACTTCGGCAACGCAACCACTTGCTGCTGGCGGCGGGCTTCGCGCCGAGCTTCAGCGAACGGCCGCTGACCGATACGACACTGGCGCCGGCGATGGCGGCAGTCGAGATCGTGCTGAAGGGTCATGAGCCGTTCCCGGCGCTGGCCGTGGACCGGCACTGGAACCTGGTTTCGGCCAATGCCGCGATCGCGCCCTTCCTCGCCGGTGTCAGCGAGACTGCGCTGCTGACGCCCCCGGTCAATGTGCTTCGCCTCAGCCTTCACCCCGGCGGCATCGCGCCGCGCATCGTCAACCTCCAGGAATGGCGCACGCATCTGCTCCAGCGCCTGAAGCACCAGAACGATGCCACCGGCGACCCGGTTTTGATCGAGTTGGAGCGCGAATTGCGTGGCTATCCCTCCGGCCTCAAGGGCAGCCGGCCGGCACCCGTCGAGCCGAATGCCATCGCGCATCCGCTCAGGCTTGCCCATGGCGATCAGGTGCTGTCGTTCATCAGCACCATAACGGTGTTCGGCACACCGCTCGACGTGACCTTGTCGGAGCTGGCGATCGAATCCTTTTTCCCGGCGGACGAACAGACACGAGCGGTGCTGGTGCGGCTGGCGAAGGAACGGGCCGAACGGTCGTGA
- a CDS encoding uracil-DNA glycosylase, with product MTATAPNTPAEIAELLAFYASTGVDEALEDIPINRFAEASRPKQSERAPAPVAPAHENRPQERPSLALRGDQSRAAGQQTASPGLDASKVPDAPARTVAAAVPDEAQAALARQIAARASTLEELRQHMATFDGCNLKATAKNLVFADGNPEAAVMLVGEAPGRDEDIEGLPFVGRSGQLLDRMLAAIGLDRTSVYIANVIPWRPPGNRTPTPHETEICRPFIERQIELVNPKVLVNLGGPSAKTLLNTSEGILRLRGNWRVHTTASGIAIPAMPTLHPAYLLRTPAHKKLAWRDFLEVKAKLRALP from the coding sequence ATGACTGCCACCGCCCCCAACACCCCAGCCGAAATCGCCGAGCTGCTCGCCTTCTATGCCAGCACGGGCGTCGACGAGGCGTTGGAGGACATACCCATCAACCGGTTCGCCGAAGCTTCTCGTCCGAAGCAATCCGAGCGCGCGCCTGCACCGGTCGCGCCCGCCCACGAAAACAGACCCCAGGAGCGGCCCTCATTGGCCCTCCGCGGCGACCAAAGCAGAGCTGCGGGTCAGCAAACGGCATCGCCCGGGTTGGATGCAAGCAAGGTGCCGGATGCGCCGGCGCGTACCGTGGCCGCCGCCGTGCCCGACGAGGCGCAGGCCGCCCTCGCCCGGCAAATCGCGGCGCGCGCTTCCACCCTCGAAGAGCTGCGCCAGCACATGGCGACGTTCGACGGCTGCAATCTCAAGGCCACCGCCAAGAACCTGGTGTTCGCCGACGGCAATCCGGAGGCCGCGGTCATGCTGGTGGGCGAAGCGCCGGGCCGTGACGAGGACATCGAGGGGCTACCCTTCGTCGGCCGTTCCGGCCAGTTGCTCGACCGCATGCTGGCCGCGATCGGGCTCGACCGCACGTCCGTCTACATTGCCAACGTCATTCCCTGGCGGCCGCCGGGCAACCGCACGCCGACGCCGCATGAGACCGAGATCTGCCGGCCCTTCATCGAGCGGCAGATCGAGTTGGTCAATCCCAAGGTGTTGGTCAATCTCGGCGGCCCGTCGGCCAAGACCTTGCTCAACACCTCCGAAGGCATCCTCAGGCTGCGCGGCAATTGGCGCGTCCACACAACGGCCTCCGGCATCGCCATTCCGGCCATGCCGACACTGCACCCGGCCTATCTCCTGCGGACGCCCGCGCATAAGAAACTGGCGTGGCGGGATTTTCTCGAAGTGAAGGCGAAGCTGCGGGCGCTCCCGTAG
- a CDS encoding electron transfer flavoprotein-ubiquinone oxidoreductase: MSDIERESMEFDVVIVGAGPAGLAAAIRLKQVNPELSVVVLEKGGEVGAHILSGAVVDPIGIDRLLPGWREEEGHPFKTPVTADHFLVLGPAGSFRLPNFLMPPLMNNHGNYIVSLGNVCRWLATKAEALGVEIYPGFAAAGLLYNGEGAVTGVVTGDMGVEKDGTHGPGFAPGMALMGKYVLIGEGARGSLAKQLIARYKLSDGREPGKYGIGLKELWQVKPENHRPGLVQHSFGWPLDMKTGGGSFLYHLEDNQVAVGFVVHLNYKNPYLSPFEEFQRFKTHPAVAGTFEGAKRLGYGARAITEGGWQSVPKLSFPGGVLMGCAAGFVNVPRIKGSHNAVLSGMLAAEHVAEAIGAGRANDELSSYEAAWRATDIGKDLKKVRNVKPLWSRFGTIVGVSLGGLDMWLNTLFGFSPFGTLKHGKADYATLEPAAQHKKIAYPKPDGVLTFDRLSSVFLSNTNHEENEPVHLIVGDMALQQRSEHDVFAGPSTRYCPAGVYEWVDKDGNAAADPSAKDVRFVINAQNCVHCKTCDIKDPNQNINWVPPQGGEGPVYQNM; encoded by the coding sequence ATGAGCGATATCGAACGCGAAAGCATGGAATTCGACGTGGTCATCGTCGGTGCAGGACCGGCCGGCCTTGCCGCGGCCATCCGCCTCAAGCAGGTCAATCCCGAGCTTTCCGTCGTCGTGCTGGAAAAGGGCGGCGAGGTCGGCGCCCATATCCTCTCGGGCGCCGTCGTCGATCCGATCGGCATCGACCGGCTGCTGCCTGGCTGGCGCGAAGAGGAAGGCCACCCTTTCAAGACGCCCGTCACCGCGGATCATTTCCTGGTGCTCGGCCCGGCCGGCTCGTTCCGCCTGCCCAATTTCCTGATGCCGCCGCTGATGAACAACCACGGCAATTACATCGTCTCGCTCGGTAATGTCTGCCGCTGGCTGGCGACCAAGGCCGAGGCGCTTGGCGTCGAGATCTATCCGGGCTTTGCCGCCGCCGGGCTGCTCTATAATGGAGAAGGCGCCGTCACCGGCGTCGTCACCGGCGACATGGGCGTCGAGAAGGACGGCACGCATGGCCCGGGCTTCGCGCCGGGCATGGCACTGATGGGCAAATATGTGCTGATCGGCGAAGGCGCGCGCGGCTCGCTCGCCAAGCAGCTGATCGCCAGATACAAGCTTTCCGACGGCCGCGAGCCCGGCAAGTATGGCATCGGTCTGAAGGAACTCTGGCAGGTCAAGCCGGAGAACCACCGGCCGGGCCTGGTGCAGCATTCCTTTGGCTGGCCGCTTGACATGAAGACTGGCGGCGGCTCGTTCCTTTACCATCTGGAGGACAACCAGGTGGCGGTCGGCTTCGTCGTCCACCTCAACTACAAAAACCCATATCTGTCGCCCTTCGAGGAATTTCAGCGCTTCAAGACCCATCCGGCGGTCGCGGGGACGTTCGAAGGCGCAAAGCGGCTCGGCTACGGCGCGCGCGCCATCACGGAAGGCGGTTGGCAATCGGTGCCGAAACTGTCCTTCCCTGGCGGCGTGCTGATGGGCTGCGCGGCGGGCTTCGTCAACGTGCCGCGCATCAAGGGCTCCCACAATGCGGTGCTGTCGGGAATGCTGGCGGCCGAGCATGTCGCCGAGGCGATCGGCGCCGGCCGTGCCAATGACGAGCTTTCCTCCTACGAGGCGGCGTGGCGCGCGACCGACATCGGCAAGGATCTGAAGAAGGTGCGCAACGTCAAGCCGCTCTGGTCGCGCTTCGGCACCATCGTCGGCGTCAGCCTCGGTGGCCTCGACATGTGGCTGAACACGCTGTTCGGTTTCTCGCCCTTCGGTACGCTGAAGCATGGCAAGGCCGACTATGCCACACTCGAACCCGCCGCCCAGCACAAGAAGATCGCCTATCCGAAGCCGGATGGCGTGCTGACATTCGACCGCCTGTCCTCGGTGTTCCTGTCCAACACCAATCACGAGGAAAACGAGCCGGTGCACCTCATCGTCGGCGACATGGCGCTGCAGCAGCGCTCCGAGCACGATGTCTTCGCCGGGCCTTCCACACGCTATTGCCCGGCCGGTGTCTACGAATGGGTCGACAAGGACGGCAACGCAGCCGCCGATCCCTCGGCCAAGGACGTGCGCTTCGTCATCAACGCGCAGAACTGCGTCCACTGCAAGACTTGCGATATCAAGGACCCGAACCAGAACATCAACTGGGTGCCGCCGCAGGGCGGAGAAGGCCCGGTCTACCAGAATATGTGA
- a CDS encoding DUF922 domain-containing protein, with protein sequence MRLTSLTMLAAACALSCVSAASAATKLIVRVRTYDVAGETGAELVEAMDRQGPKHGYMTRAIAETGYTVHWELDISRQDGICHLRQANGTLDLTYTFPRFSPASPGLRKRWDRFMAGVRKHEHTHGSIAKAMMRATETALAGLERPDNWFCTGTHFEARRRINAIYAEYEAKQNAFDAREHRNGGHVEHLVDALVGKP encoded by the coding sequence ATGCGCCTGACCAGCCTGACAATGCTTGCCGCGGCCTGTGCGCTGTCCTGCGTGTCAGCCGCATCGGCGGCCACTAAGCTCATCGTCCGCGTCCGTACCTATGATGTTGCCGGAGAGACCGGGGCCGAGCTTGTCGAGGCGATGGACCGGCAGGGACCCAAGCACGGCTATATGACACGTGCCATCGCCGAAACCGGCTACACCGTCCACTGGGAACTCGATATCAGCCGCCAGGATGGGATTTGTCATTTGCGGCAGGCCAACGGCACCCTTGATCTGACCTACACTTTCCCGCGGTTCTCGCCGGCAAGCCCAGGCCTGCGCAAGCGTTGGGACCGGTTCATGGCTGGCGTCCGCAAGCACGAGCACACGCACGGCAGCATCGCCAAGGCGATGATGCGCGCGACCGAGACCGCGCTTGCCGGCCTGGAACGCCCGGACAACTGGTTCTGCACGGGCACACACTTTGAGGCGAGACGGCGCATCAACGCCATCTATGCCGAATACGAAGCCAAGCAGAACGCTTTCGACGCGCGCGAGCACCGCAACGGCGGCCATGTCGAGCACCTTGTCGACGCTTTGGTGGGGAAGCCCTGA
- a CDS encoding endonuclease/exonuclease/phosphatase family protein, translating into MTTGARSNMTAGLAFLAMMALSAALLAGFFGSLHPAFDSFSHFRMHLGVLVALLALPLLASSFRLQAAAALLFAVASLATTASALPRFWPQQAVAKPADKMTYSLLQMNLRFNNPTPKKVLSLIGRTNPDVITLDEVSAMWATEFSYIASAYPYRILCDYPNGMFGVALLSRRPFVAGTAPRCEPRGAMATATIDFGGIGVDVAAIHLSWPWPKEQYWQIGELAEPLVALGETAILAGDCNAVPWSAAVRRVAALGGLTLMPSAGPTWIHRTLPDVLRRYAGLPIDQVFSKGALTILSSTRMEDTGSDHLPVLVQFTLRPDDKQPHDEHESALASNNPIPTPRG; encoded by the coding sequence ATGACAACAGGCGCGCGCTCGAACATGACTGCTGGGTTGGCATTCCTGGCGATGATGGCCTTGTCGGCGGCCCTGTTGGCCGGTTTCTTCGGCTCGCTGCACCCCGCTTTCGATTCCTTCTCGCATTTCCGCATGCACCTCGGCGTGCTTGTCGCGTTGCTTGCCCTGCCGCTGCTGGCCAGTTCGTTTCGGCTGCAGGCCGCGGCGGCCCTACTCTTTGCCGTCGCCAGCCTCGCGACGACGGCAAGTGCGCTGCCCAGATTCTGGCCGCAGCAGGCCGTCGCCAAACCGGCGGATAAAATGACTTACAGCCTGTTGCAGATGAATCTGCGCTTCAACAACCCGACACCGAAGAAAGTGCTTTCCCTGATCGGCCGCACCAATCCGGACGTGATCACCCTCGACGAAGTCTCGGCGATGTGGGCGACCGAGTTCAGCTATATCGCCAGCGCCTACCCCTACCGCATTCTTTGCGACTATCCCAACGGCATGTTCGGCGTAGCGCTGCTGTCGCGCCGGCCATTCGTCGCCGGCACCGCGCCGCGTTGCGAGCCGCGGGGCGCGATGGCGACCGCCACCATTGATTTCGGCGGGATCGGTGTCGACGTCGCCGCGATCCATTTGAGCTGGCCCTGGCCGAAGGAGCAATACTGGCAGATCGGCGAACTGGCGGAACCACTGGTCGCGCTCGGCGAGACCGCGATCCTGGCCGGCGATTGCAACGCCGTGCCGTGGAGCGCGGCTGTGCGGCGGGTCGCGGCTCTCGGCGGGCTGACACTTATGCCTTCGGCCGGCCCGACCTGGATCCACCGGACGCTGCCCGACGTCCTGCGCCGCTATGCGGGCCTGCCTATCGACCAGGTGTTCAGCAAGGGCGCATTGACGATCCTGTCGTCGACGCGAATGGAGGATACCGGCTCCGACCATCTGCCGGTCCTGGTCCAGTTCACGCTGCGGCCCGACGACAAGCAGCCTCATGACGAACATGAGAGCGCGTTGGCCTCGAACAATCCGATTCCCACGCCGCGCGGCTGA
- a CDS encoding AMP nucleosidase — MPEPFGRQSFHSAEKAVAALQMLYDRNTKFLRDSFAALAAGGDSSKRYRAFYPEIGVTTSSFTQVDSRQAYGHMPTPGHFATTITQPRLFENYLVEQLRLIMRNHGVAVTVSESTTPIPLHFAFLEGAYVDGAAAERIKRPIRDLFDVPDLDGTDDQIANGTFEVAFGEPRPLAPFTAQRIDYSLHRMTHYTATSPQHFQNFVLFTNYQFYIDEFVARARDLMENGGGGYVEFVEPGNVVTRADAGAASEGTPPARLPQMPAYHLKKPNHGGITMVNIGVGPSNAKTITDHIAVLRPHAWVMLGHCAGLRNTQALGDYVLAHAYVREDHVLDDDLPVWVPIPPLAEIQVALQEAVAEVTGLSGYDLKRIMRTGTVATIDNRNWELRDQRGPVQRLSQSRAIALDMESATIAANGFRFRVPYGTLLCVSDKPLHGELKLPGMATEFYKRQVAQHLTIGIRAMEKLAEMPMERLHSRKLRSFSETAFQ, encoded by the coding sequence ATGCCGGAGCCTTTTGGCCGGCAAAGCTTTCACAGCGCCGAAAAAGCGGTCGCAGCACTGCAGATGCTCTACGACCGCAACACCAAATTCCTGCGCGATTCCTTCGCCGCGCTCGCCGCCGGCGGCGACAGCAGCAAGCGCTACCGCGCCTTCTATCCCGAGATCGGCGTCACCACGAGTTCGTTCACCCAGGTGGACTCGCGCCAGGCCTACGGCCATATGCCGACGCCCGGTCATTTCGCCACCACGATTACCCAGCCGCGGCTGTTCGAGAATTACCTCGTCGAGCAGCTTCGCCTGATCATGCGCAATCACGGTGTGGCGGTGACGGTCTCGGAATCGACCACGCCGATCCCCCTGCATTTCGCCTTCCTGGAGGGCGCCTATGTCGACGGCGCGGCGGCCGAACGCATCAAGCGGCCGATCCGCGACCTGTTCGACGTGCCGGACCTCGACGGCACCGACGATCAGATCGCCAACGGCACGTTCGAGGTCGCCTTCGGCGAGCCTCGGCCACTGGCGCCATTCACCGCGCAGCGCATCGATTATTCGTTGCACCGCATGACGCACTATACGGCCACCAGCCCGCAGCATTTCCAGAATTTCGTGCTGTTCACCAATTATCAGTTCTACATCGACGAGTTCGTCGCCCGCGCGCGCGACCTGATGGAGAATGGCGGCGGCGGCTATGTGGAATTCGTCGAGCCGGGCAATGTCGTGACCCGGGCCGACGCCGGCGCGGCAAGCGAGGGCACCCCACCCGCCCGCCTGCCGCAGATGCCTGCCTACCACCTGAAGAAGCCGAACCATGGCGGCATCACCATGGTCAATATCGGGGTTGGGCCTTCCAACGCCAAGACGATCACCGACCACATCGCGGTGCTGAGGCCGCATGCCTGGGTGATGCTTGGCCACTGTGCCGGGCTGCGCAACACCCAGGCGCTGGGCGACTATGTGCTGGCGCACGCCTATGTGCGCGAGGACCATGTGCTCGACGACGATCTTCCGGTGTGGGTGCCGATCCCGCCACTGGCCGAAATCCAGGTCGCGCTCCAGGAAGCGGTTGCCGAGGTCACCGGCCTGTCCGGCTACGATTTGAAGCGCATCATGCGCACCGGCACGGTCGCCACCATCGACAATCGCAACTGGGAACTGCGCGACCAGCGCGGACCGGTGCAGCGCCTGTCGCAGTCGCGCGCCATCGCGCTCGACATGGAATCGGCGACGATCGCCGCCAATGGTTTCCGCTTCCGCGTCCCCTACGGCACGCTGCTGTGCGTTTCCGACAAGCCGCTGCACGGCGAGCTGAAGCTGCCCGGCATGGCGACCGAGTTCTATAAGCGCCAAGTGGCGCAACACCTGACAATCGGCATCAGGGCAATGGAGAAGCTGGCCGAGATGCCGATGGAGCGATTGCATTCACGCAAGCTCCGGAGCTTTTCCGAGACGGCATTCCAGTAG
- a CDS encoding DUF2147 domain-containing protein — protein MSRKISVVLAATLIMAGTAWADPIEGNWKTQAGDTAAISGGGSFSITLKSGKYAGKTIGSLNAAGDNKYAGSITDPANDKTYSGKATLSGTSLKMSGCVLGGLICKSQTWHKL, from the coding sequence ATGTCTCGAAAAATAAGCGTGGTCCTTGCAGCCACATTGATCATGGCGGGGACGGCGTGGGCCGATCCGATCGAGGGTAACTGGAAGACGCAAGCCGGCGACACCGCGGCCATTTCAGGCGGCGGCTCATTCTCCATCACGCTCAAGTCCGGCAAATATGCCGGCAAGACCATCGGCTCGCTCAATGCGGCCGGCGACAACAAATATGCCGGCAGCATCACCGATCCGGCAAACGACAAGACCTATTCGGGCAAGGCGACATTGTCGGGCACCTCGCTCAAGATGAGCGGTTGCGTGCTCGGCGGACTGATCTGCAAGAGCCAGACCTGGCACAAGCTCTGA
- a CDS encoding sel1 repeat family protein yields MARFEMLETGFGAMGATAQADILFELGMMYATGRDCETDVVAAHKWFNIAAIKGSARAAELRSELSAAMSKVEIARALREAREWMTMH; encoded by the coding sequence ATGGCACGTTTTGAAATGCTGGAAACAGGCTTCGGCGCCATGGGGGCAACTGCCCAGGCCGACATTCTTTTCGAACTGGGCATGATGTATGCGACTGGCCGCGATTGCGAGACCGATGTCGTTGCCGCCCACAAATGGTTCAACATCGCCGCCATCAAGGGTTCGGCCCGCGCCGCGGAACTGCGCTCGGAACTGTCTGCGGCCATGTCGAAGGTCGAGATCGCCAGGGCGCTGCGCGAAGCCCGCGAATGGATGACCATGCACTGA